The following coding sequences lie in one Stenotrophomonas rhizophila genomic window:
- a CDS encoding DUF4190 domain-containing protein: protein MNQPYRQTSSLAVVSLIMGIVGWTVFPFLGSLIAIVTGHMARAEIRRQPQALEGDGLAVAGLVLGWLAVIGSILVVVGFVLFFGGLALFAASQS from the coding sequence ATGAACCAGCCCTATCGACAGACCAGCTCGCTGGCCGTAGTCAGCTTGATCATGGGCATCGTGGGCTGGACGGTCTTTCCGTTTCTCGGCAGTCTCATTGCCATCGTCACCGGCCACATGGCGCGCGCGGAAATCCGTCGCCAGCCGCAGGCGCTGGAAGGCGACGGCCTGGCGGTCGCCGGACTGGTACTGGGTTGGCTGGCGGTGATCGGCAGCATCCTGGTGGTGGTGGGTTTCGTGCTCTTCTTCGGTGGATTGGCCCTGTTTGCCGCATCCCAATCGTGA
- a CDS encoding quinone-dependent dihydroorotate dehydrogenase encodes MYSLARPFLFAFDAERAHGLGLSGLELAYRTGTTPLLAGRIEPLPTKAFGLEFPNPVGLAAGLDKNGEHIDALLALGFGFVEIGTITPRPQEGNPRPRLFRLPAHQAIINRMGFNNLGVDALVRNVERAKRRHGLLGINIGKNKDTPNEQAFDDYQHCLQKVYPLADYITVNISSPNTAGLRELQEETALRQLISQLRDSQENLAAKHGRRVPMLVKVAPDLSDRDIDAAARVLSELKVDGVIATNTTIDRSAVAGDPRAQEAGGLSGAPLLGQSTLVLRRLRARLPESMPLIGVGGIQSGADAVAKMSAGAALVQCYSGLIFRGPALVQDCVEAIRRRREAPSRGAVAPL; translated from the coding sequence ATGTACTCGCTTGCCCGCCCCTTCCTGTTCGCCTTCGATGCAGAGCGCGCCCACGGCCTTGGCCTGAGCGGCCTGGAGCTGGCCTACCGAACCGGCACCACGCCCCTGCTGGCCGGCCGTATCGAACCGCTGCCCACCAAGGCCTTCGGCCTGGAGTTCCCCAATCCGGTTGGCCTGGCCGCCGGGCTGGACAAGAACGGCGAGCACATCGATGCCCTGCTGGCGCTGGGGTTCGGCTTCGTCGAAATCGGCACCATCACCCCGCGTCCGCAGGAAGGCAATCCGAGACCGCGGCTGTTCCGGCTGCCGGCCCACCAGGCCATCATCAACCGCATGGGCTTCAACAACCTCGGCGTGGATGCACTGGTGCGCAATGTTGAACGGGCCAAGCGCCGCCACGGGCTGCTCGGCATCAACATCGGCAAGAACAAGGACACGCCGAACGAGCAGGCGTTCGACGACTACCAGCACTGCCTGCAGAAGGTGTATCCGCTGGCCGACTACATCACCGTCAACATCTCCTCGCCGAACACGGCCGGGCTGCGCGAGCTGCAGGAAGAAACGGCGCTGCGCCAGCTGATCTCGCAGCTGCGCGACAGCCAGGAAAACCTCGCCGCCAAGCATGGCCGGCGCGTGCCGATGCTGGTCAAGGTGGCGCCGGACCTGAGCGACCGCGACATCGATGCGGCCGCCCGCGTGCTCAGCGAATTGAAGGTGGACGGCGTGATCGCCACCAACACCACGATCGACCGCAGTGCGGTGGCGGGCGACCCGCGCGCGCAGGAGGCCGGTGGCCTGTCCGGCGCGCCGCTGCTGGGCCAGTCCACGCTGGTCCTGCGCCGGTTGCGCGCACGCCTGCCCGAGTCGATGCCGCTGATCGGCGTCGGTGGCATCCAGTCCGGTGCCGACGCGGTGGCCAAGATGTCCGCCGGCGCGGCCCTGGTGCAGTGCTACAGCGGCCTGATCTTCCGTGGCCCGGCCCTGGTGCAGGACTGCGTTGAAGCCATTCGCCGACGCCGCGAGGCCCCCAGCCGCGGTGCGGTTGCCCCCCTATGA
- a CDS encoding SDR family NAD(P)-dependent oxidoreductase: MPTPAAPSLDFTGRRVLVAGGSKGIGRAMALAFASAGARVSVCARGEPGLTALRTDAQAMGLDIHTASADLGVLDDIGRWLADAAHALGGIDVLVNNATGYGMADDEAGWEASLGIDLMSAVRASRLALPWLQQSSDACILNLASIAALQPRPGAAPYAAAKAALMHYTTSQALALAPQRIRVNAIAPGSIEFEDGLWARRREHDPALYHATLAKIPFGRFGQPKEIADAALFLCSPLARWITGHTLNVDGGQVLMG, from the coding sequence ATGCCCACGCCCGCTGCCCCATCGCTGGATTTCACCGGCCGCCGGGTACTGGTGGCCGGCGGCAGCAAGGGCATCGGGCGGGCAATGGCGCTGGCGTTCGCTTCGGCGGGCGCCCGCGTGTCGGTCTGTGCCCGCGGTGAGCCCGGGCTCACTGCGCTGCGCACGGATGCCCAGGCCATGGGCCTGGACATCCACACCGCGTCGGCCGACCTCGGGGTGCTGGACGACATCGGCCGCTGGCTGGCCGATGCCGCCCACGCGCTGGGCGGTATCGATGTGCTGGTCAACAATGCCACCGGCTACGGCATGGCCGACGATGAAGCCGGCTGGGAAGCCAGCCTGGGCATCGATCTGATGTCGGCGGTACGCGCCTCGCGACTGGCCCTGCCCTGGCTGCAGCAGTCCAGCGACGCCTGCATCCTCAACCTGGCCTCGATCGCCGCGCTGCAACCGCGACCGGGCGCTGCTCCGTATGCCGCGGCCAAGGCCGCACTGATGCACTACACCACCTCCCAGGCACTGGCGCTGGCCCCGCAGCGGATCCGCGTCAATGCCATTGCCCCGGGCTCGATCGAGTTCGAGGACGGCCTGTGGGCCCGTCGCCGCGAGCACGACCCGGCGCTGTACCACGCCACGCTGGCCAAAATTCCGTTCGGCCGCTTCGGCCAGCCGAAGGAAATCGCCGATGCGGCCCTGTTCCTGTGCTCGCCGCTGGCGCGCTGGATCACCGGCCACACGTTGAACGTCGATGGTGGCCAGGTCCTGATGGGCTGA
- a CDS encoding class I SAM-dependent methyltransferase, producing MSASDSTERFSSRVADYVRYRPDYPPALLDWLHHDIGVPTETLVADIGAGTGISTRLFLASGHPVIAVEPNAAMRAAAEQWLTPDYLRLKLVDGTAEATTLADDSVGLVAAAQAFHWFDTAAVRREWSRILHPGGMALVFWNSRLLDASPFLIGYEQLLLEFGTDYTQVAERYQDDDAMRAWFGAGLRGLAGFPNVQRMDLDGLRGRLLSSSYAPQAGHPRHAPMLEALQQLFDAHAVDGQVAFEYQTRAFVGTLD from the coding sequence ATGAGTGCATCGGATTCGACCGAACGCTTCAGCAGCCGCGTCGCCGACTACGTCCGCTACCGTCCCGATTACCCGCCGGCCCTACTGGACTGGCTGCATCACGATATCGGCGTGCCCACCGAGACCCTGGTCGCCGATATCGGCGCCGGTACCGGCATTTCCACCCGTCTGTTCCTGGCCAGCGGCCACCCGGTCATCGCGGTGGAACCCAATGCGGCCATGCGCGCCGCCGCCGAGCAGTGGCTGACCCCCGATTACCTGCGCCTGAAACTGGTCGACGGCACCGCCGAGGCGACCACCCTGGCCGACGACAGCGTTGGTCTGGTCGCTGCCGCCCAGGCCTTCCACTGGTTCGACACCGCCGCGGTGCGCCGCGAGTGGTCGCGCATCCTGCATCCCGGTGGGATGGCGCTGGTGTTCTGGAACTCCCGCCTGCTGGACGCCTCGCCGTTCCTGATCGGCTACGAGCAGCTGCTGCTGGAGTTCGGCACCGATTACACCCAGGTGGCCGAGCGCTACCAGGATGATGACGCCATGCGCGCCTGGTTCGGCGCGGGCCTGCGCGGCCTGGCCGGCTTCCCCAACGTGCAGCGCATGGACCTCGATGGGCTGCGTGGGCGCCTGCTGTCCTCGTCCTACGCGCCGCAGGCCGGCCACCCCCGCCATGCACCGATGCTGGAGGCGCTGCAGCAGTTGTTCGATGCCCACGCCGTGGACGGCCAGGTTGCCTTTGAATACCAAACCCGTGCCTTTGTCGGCACGCTGGACTGA